GCGGTACACGGCAGGATGCCCTTCTACATCGACGGCGCCGAAGCTGAGGTGGTCGGCGTGGCCGATGCCGCCGAGGCGCTCGTCCTGGCCGGCGAGCGCGGGACATCCGGTGAGCGCTACATCGTGGCGGAACGCATGATGTCGGCACGCGAGATCTACCAGGTCGCGTGCGGGGCGGTCGGTGTCGAACCACCGCGGCGCGGCGTGCCGATCCGGCTGATGACAGCCGCAGCGGGTGTGTCGTCGACCATCGCGCGCCTGCGCGAGCGGGAGACCCGACTCAGTCCGGTGACCGTGCGGCTCATGCACGTGATGCCGTCGATGGACCACGGCAAGGCCGTGCGGGAACTCGGCTGGGAACCCGCACCGGCACCGGATGCCATCGCGCAGGCGGCGCATTTCTTCGCATCGAGGCGACGTACATGAGCCCGCGGTGGTGGCCCCCTATCTCGACCTGCCCGCCGAGTTGATCGGGGACGGCACCACCGAGATTCAGCTCAACATCATCGCCCAGATGATCCTGGGCTTGCCACGACATTGAGGAGCCGGATGCGACCACGGAAGGGACTGCGGGGCGAGGCCGCGATCGTCGGCTACGTGGAACTACCCCCCGAGCGACTCAGCGCGGCCTCCCCGGCGCCGTTCACCCTCGAACAATGGGCGCTGCTGTCGGCCGCGGCCCTGGCCGACGCCGGGTTGCCTGCCGAGCAGGTCGACGGCATCGTGACGTCGCACCTCGGTGAGTCGGAGATCTTCGTACCCTCCACCGTCGCCGAATACCTGGGCGTGCGGGCAAATTTCGCGGAGATGCTGGACCTGGGTGGTGCCAGTGCGGCAGGAATGGTGTGGCGCGCGGCCGCCGCGATCGAACTCGGGATCTGCGATGTCATCGTGTGCGCGCTGCCCGCCCGCTACATCACCCCGATGTCCGATCTCAAGCCGAAACCCTTGTCCGACGCGGTGTTCTTCGGATCCTCCAGCAACCAGTTCGGCTCGCCCCAGGCCGAATTCGAGATCCCCTACGGCAACCTCGGGCAGAACGGTCCGTACGGCCAGGTCGCGCAGCGCTATGCCTACGAGTACGGGTACGACGAGCGCGCCATGGCGAAGATCGTCGTGGACCAACGGGTCAACGCCAACCACACCGAAGGCGCGATCTGGAAAGACAAACCACTGACCATCGACGACGTGCTGGCCAGTCCGGTGATCGCCGATCCGCTGCACATGCTCGAGATCGTGATGCCGTGTGTCGGGGGCGCGGCAGTCGTCGTCGCGAGCGCCGATGTCGCCGCCAAGGCAAAGAACCGGCCGGTGTGGATCAAGGGATTCGGTGAGCACGTGCCGTTCAAGACCCTGACGTACGCCGAGAACCTCCTCGACACCCCGATGCGGCACGCCGCCGAAACCGCGTTCACCATGAGCGGTCTCGGCCGCGACCAGATGGACATGGTCTCGATCTACGACTGCTACACCATCACCGTGCTGCTGAGCCTCGAAGACGCCGGCTTCTGCGAGAAAGGCAAAGGCATGGCGTTCATCTCGGATCACGACCTGACGTTCCGGGGCGACTTCCCCCTCAACACCGCGGGCGGCCAGCTCGGGTTCGGCCAGGCCGGGCTCGCCGGTGGTATGCACCATGTTTGCGATGCGGCACGTCAGATCATGGGCCGAGGCGATGCCGCTCAAGTGGCCCGCACACGAGGCGGAATCAAGGGGCACGACTGCAACCGCGCGTTCGTCTCGGGCAACGGCGGCATCCTCTCCGAGCAGACCGCCCTGATCCTGGAAGGTGATTGAGCATGGCCGGATTCGACCGCCCGGTGCCCGTGAAAACCACCACAACGACGCCGTTCTGGGATGCTCTCGCCGAACATCGCATCGTCATCCAGTACTCGCCGTCCACCGAGCGGTACGTGTTCTATCCGCGGGTGCTCGCCCCGGGTTCGCTGGCCGATGACCTCGAATGGCGTGAGATCTCCGGTATGGGCACGTTGTACTCGTACACCGTCGCACGCCGACCTGTGGGCCCGCACTTCGCCGATGCGGTTCCGCAGTTGCCGGCCATCGTGCAATGGGATGAGGGACCGCGATTCTCGACCGAGATGGTCGGCGTCGCCTCGGATGAACTCATGGTGGGAATGCGCGTGAGGCCCGTGTTCTGCGACCGTCCTGACGCCGTACCCGGTGAGGCCGCCACCATGTTGCGCTACACGGCCGCGTGACTGTCCATGGACGTGAGCTTGTCGTGAGCAGACACGATCTCCTTGGCATGCCGGCCGAATCGGAGGATTATGGAGGCATGCTAACGATGCGGAAACTCGTGGGGTCAGTCTTCGTAGCGGGGGCCGCGGCGGCGATCGCGGCCGGCCCCACGGCAACGCTTCTCGCCGACGCACCCTCGACGCTCACCGACCTGACCGGCACCAATCAAGTTGTGCTGGCGACACCGTCGGGCCACGGCGACGCGGGCGGTGGAGGCGGATGCGACAGCGGACCCGGCTGGAACGGGTGCGGCGGCTGGAATCCCGTGCAGGGCGGCTGGGGTCACGGATGCATCAACGGCATCTGCGGCGGTTGGGACGGCCAGCGCGGCTGGGGTGGTTGACCTCGTCGCGTGCGCTCTAGGGATTGCGCAGGGCCGTCGCGGCTGAACCGAACATCACCTGCTTGATCGCGCCGAGCGTGCCCTGGTCCTTCTGGCCGATGGGCCGCAACAGTTCCGTCGCGGTCAGCGTCACCGCGCCCTCGCGCGCCGTCGCGTCGACGAGTCCGTGGTCCCGCGCGTCCGGTCCGCCGAAGCGCCGGCCCGTGGTCATCGACGCGATCGCGGCGCGCGGCGTCAGCTTGGCCTGGATCAACGCTGCCATGCCGGGGGTGAACGGGATGTGGATGTCGACCTCGGGGAAGCAGAAGAACCCGCGGTCCTCTCGCATCACACGGTGGTCGTGGGCGATCGCCAGCATCGCCCCGGCGCCGAATGCGTGCCCGACGACCGCGGCGGCCGTGGGTATCGGCAGCGTCAGCACCCGGGCCAGCAGACCCTGCACCCGGCCCACGTACCACGCCCCCTGATCACTGTGGGCACCAAGCCATTCGAGGTCCAGTCCGTTGGAGTAGAACTTGCTGTCGGCAGTGGTCACCAGGCCGTGCGCGCCCTTTTCCAGCACGGCGTCGAGAAGGGCATCGACCTCGTCGAGAAACTGGGGCGTGAACCGGTTCTCGTCGTCACCGAGATCGAGAACCGCGATGTCACCGTCGTAGTCGAGGGTCGCTGTCATGATGCCTCCTGTTTTGGTTGTGTTCGAGGTGCCGGGCCGACGGCAAGGACGGCCGTGACGGCGGCCTGCAGGTGTCTGCGTGCGATGGGATCAGCAATTCGGTTGCGTTGCAACAGAATTGCTGTGGGAAGGTCGACGATGCACGTGGTGACGGTGTCGACGGCGGCTCGGTCGCGCCGTCCCCAGGTCGCCTCGGCGAGCTGAACCATCAAGTCCACCAGACGTTTCTGGGCACCGACAACCTCGGCGGGCGGGTCGGTGCCGAGCAGCTCGTCGCGACGCGTCTGGAGCACCAGGGCCGCCGAAGACGGGTGTCGCTCGGCCAACGTGATCGACGCCCCGGCCGCCGCCGCGATCGCCGCCGCGCCGTCGCCGGCCGCGTCGACGAGTTCACGCAGCACCGCGTGCAGGCGGTTTGCGGCGCGCAGCCACGCGCGGGTCAGCAGGCCCTGTCGCGATCCGAACTCGTGATAGAGCGCCCCGTTGGACACCCCGACCGCTTCGCCGACCGCCCGGATGGTCACCGCGGTGGGCCCGTCCCGGACGGCCAGGGACTCGGCCACGTCCAGAATCGCCTCCGGATCGTGGACGCGCGGCCGTGGCATGCCACCACCGTAACAGAGCAACTGCTCTGTAACCAGCAGGGAGTTGACGGAAAGTAAGGCCACCCTTAGTTTGTGGGGGTAACTTTCCTTGGAGGTAGTGGTGGCAGTGCAGGACGTGACGGCGCGGGTCGGTGGACGGCCGCCGCTGATAACCGTCGCCGACATCGTCTCGGTCGGTCGTGAACTGGGAATGCGCCGTCTGAGCATCAACGCCGTCGCCACCCGGCTCGGAGTCTCGGCGACCGCGCTCTACCGCCACATCGACGGGCGTTGGGAGCTCGAGCGGCTGGTGGGGGAGAGCTTGCTCGCCGATCTGGAACTCGGCCAAGACGACTCCGGCGGCATCGAGGAGCACCTGCTGGCGTTCGGCATGAGGTTGCACCGCTTCGCGCTGGCGAACCCCGGACTTGCCCGCTACATGCAGTTGCTGTTCCCGCGCGGCGAGGCCGGCGCCCGACTGCTTGCCGACGA
This genomic window from Mycolicibacterium goodii contains:
- a CDS encoding thiolase family protein; amino-acid sequence: MRPRKGLRGEAAIVGYVELPPERLSAASPAPFTLEQWALLSAAALADAGLPAEQVDGIVTSHLGESEIFVPSTVAEYLGVRANFAEMLDLGGASAAGMVWRAAAAIELGICDVIVCALPARYITPMSDLKPKPLSDAVFFGSSSNQFGSPQAEFEIPYGNLGQNGPYGQVAQRYAYEYGYDERAMAKIVVDQRVNANHTEGAIWKDKPLTIDDVLASPVIADPLHMLEIVMPCVGGAAVVVASADVAAKAKNRPVWIKGFGEHVPFKTLTYAENLLDTPMRHAAETAFTMSGLGRDQMDMVSIYDCYTITVLLSLEDAGFCEKGKGMAFISDHDLTFRGDFPLNTAGGQLGFGQAGLAGGMHHVCDAARQIMGRGDAAQVARTRGGIKGHDCNRAFVSGNGGILSEQTALILEGD
- a CDS encoding Zn-ribbon domain-containing OB-fold protein yields the protein MAGFDRPVPVKTTTTTPFWDALAEHRIVIQYSPSTERYVFYPRVLAPGSLADDLEWREISGMGTLYSYTVARRPVGPHFADAVPQLPAIVQWDEGPRFSTEMVGVASDELMVGMRVRPVFCDRPDAVPGEAATMLRYTAA
- a CDS encoding enoyl-CoA hydratase-related protein → MTATLDYDGDIAVLDLGDDENRFTPQFLDEVDALLDAVLEKGAHGLVTTADSKFYSNGLDLEWLGAHSDQGAWYVGRVQGLLARVLTLPIPTAAAVVGHAFGAGAMLAIAHDHRVMREDRGFFCFPEVDIHIPFTPGMAALIQAKLTPRAAIASMTTGRRFGGPDARDHGLVDATAREGAVTLTATELLRPIGQKDQGTLGAIKQVMFGSAATALRNP
- a CDS encoding TetR/AcrR family transcriptional regulator — its product is MPRPRVHDPEAILDVAESLAVRDGPTAVTIRAVGEAVGVSNGALYHEFGSRQGLLTRAWLRAANRLHAVLRELVDAAGDGAAAIAAAAGASITLAERHPSSAALVLQTRRDELLGTDPPAEVVGAQKRLVDLMVQLAEATWGRRDRAAVDTVTTCIVDLPTAILLQRNRIADPIARRHLQAAVTAVLAVGPAPRTQPKQEAS
- a CDS encoding TetR/AcrR family transcriptional regulator, whose protein sequence is MAVQDVTARVGGRPPLITVADIVSVGRELGMRRLSINAVATRLGVSATALYRHIDGRWELERLVGESLLADLELGQDDSGGIEEHLLAFGMRLHRFALANPGLARYMQLLFPRGEAGARLLADEVAILGRRGYPPEAAALLSSSVALVAIGVAAQHEMKAEASHSDDGYNRERDAAAERLAADTELGPVHAAGMQLTGEQYLAFLLSAVIRGLLTAAVPGRSIEDIVAELTTTGEDR